A window of Oryza glaberrima chromosome 2, OglaRS2, whole genome shotgun sequence genomic DNA:
CATCAACTCGAGCTcgacgcgccggcggccggggtgcgaggctagggttagggttcccCTCGATCCGGCATTGCGGAGGCCCCCCActcggcgcggcgggcgcggcgggggcTCGAGAGAGCGAGAGGGAGAGACGCGCGTGATTTGGATGGTGGATTGCGGCGCCGGGGCTCAGATCTGAgatggcggacggcggcggcggggaggaggggagcgcgTCGGCGCTCAGGGGCTCCgtgcgacggcgcggggcggtgCAGCCGGCGGGGCtggacgccgacgagctcctcacGCTGATGCACGGGTCGGATCCCGTCAAGGTCGAGCTCAACCGCCTGGAGAACGAAGTGAGGGGTGAGTTGATGATTCCTGGCTGGTACAGCTTCAATTCCATCTATCGCCTTCTGGGGATCTTACGGGCTAATGCTTATGTATTTTTCTCGTTTGGTTTTAGATAAGGATAGGGAGCTCGGAGATGCGCATGCGGAGATTAAGGCGCTAAGGCTGTCAGAAAGAGCGCGGGAGAAGGCCGTCGAGGAGGTAAACGGCCTAACCGTGCTTCGGATTTGCATACAAGTTTTGTTGTTGtcgcttttgttttatttcatcAGTAAATTCGTTCTGGAGTCTGGAGTAGTGTCGGTGTACGAGAAGTTCAGGAGACTTCAGCGACAAATTTGATGTGTTTGGGGGGAAGAAAACACTGACAGGTTTAGATACCAGGTGGTTATGGCGGGAATGTTAGGAACGAGATCTGATATCTTGTGTATTCTGCTGTAGTCCTGTAGATAATGTTTGATTAGGTTTAATGGGACTCAAGAGTCTCAGATAGTTTTATAGCTCACTCCAAGTGATGTATCATTGTGGTTTTGATTTGTTTACTGTAAGTTTGCCTTTTGCTTCAAGTATGTTAGGTTTAGAAAGGCTGCTATATTTTTCTCACAtagtttaagtttttttttcctctgggGAACTCCTTATTCTTTTGGGCCTAGATATCAATGTGCACCTCTACACTAGTATATTActtattattttgttattttgtttCATGTTTTTCTATACCATACTTCGGTTATTTGTTCAGGTGCCCACAGTAGTTTTTCCAGACATGTTGGATACAATTAGCTTGAGCGGAATGATTCACCTTCCTTGATTTTGtctttccttttctcatttttaCAAGAGAGATATTCATTTCCAACCTTCTGGATCGATGCTCACAAGCGTTGATTTCAATGTTTCTTGGAGCACTTCTGGACTAGGATGGATatcttattttgtttttcatgtaacTTTGGTTTGCAAGCAACTAAACAAGTAAATAAACTTAGTTCAATTAAGAACAATATGCACAAGCACTGTTGCCCACATTTGCTCTTGATCTGAGGGTGTGTAATCTCCATTTTATTTAGAGCAAggtaaatcttttttttttttcatttttttatgtgcTTCTGTAGTACAAATTATCTTGCCTGATACTCTAATGGCATTCATCTTGATCTTATTATTGCTATAGTTTTCTTTAGTTTCCTCATGTCCTTTTGTGGCTCACATTTCATGTCTTCTGACAGTTGAATATATCCTGTCCCAGTGGTGGATCTAGAAAAAAGTTTGAGCCTGAGCAAACTTAACTATAGCTAGAATTTACTCGAAAATTCATATTTTGGCTTTACTAGATACATAGAATTTTAATGGATTGCCCGTCGATGAGCCCAGGCGGCCTCTTGGGATCGCTGGGCGGTGGATCCGCCAGTGTCCTGGTCTTAAATCATGTTTGATAATGGGCAAACCAAACAAGTCACTccttaaaagtaaaaaaaggagGGTTGtccaagtttttattttttgttctgtTGGGAACTTGGTACTAACTTTGCTGTGTCCAAAGGTTTTTCTGGATTTTCTTGTAACTCTTTTCAGGCTAGTGCTCTTTGTTGTGTTATTCCTGCATTTGGTCAATTAGTAGACTTTGTTTCTTCAGAGTTTTCATTATTGGGTATACTAGGCATATGGGGTATCTGCATTATATATTGTGCATTCATGCTTGTTTCTTCACAGCTATTGATattattgctattttttttaatcttgtgtCAACAGCTCACAGCGGAATATGAGAAGCTGGATGAGAAACTCAAGCTAACAGAGTCTCTCCTTGAAAGCAAAGTATCTATCTTTATACTTTTTAAAGTTGTTTCTGCCCCCCTCTTTTTGATTGCTCCCTGATGGAGAACATTTTGCAGAATCTAGAACTCAAGAAAACAAATGATGAGAAAAAGGCGGCTATGGCTGCTCAGTTTGCAGCAGAAGCAACTCTGCGAAGAGTGCATGCAGCCCAAAAAGATGATGATATGCCACCTATTGAAGCTATTCTTGCTCCACTTGAAGCTGAACTAAAGCTTGCTCGTCAAGAGGTAATACTGTGTTACTCAAATGGCCAGGCATGGCCATATTTTATTGTTCATTTTGTTTGGTGTTGATATTACAATATTTTCTCACACTTATTTAGATTTTGCCTCTTGCTTCCATAGTCCTAATTCAACTTCTCCATTCCACCACATGCATGTTCACTATAATTGTCTAAAGAATAAGATTTGCTTTTTTTCTTCAGATTGCAAAACTCCAGGATGACAACAGAGCTTTAGATCGTCTAACAAAACAAAAGGAGGCAGCGCTGCTGGAAGCAGAAAGGACTGTAGAAATTGCATTAGCAAAAGCTGCCATGGTTGATGACATGCAAAACAAGAACCAAGAGTTAATGAAACAAATTGAGATCTGCCAGGTACATGTCTAGTATTTCACAGTGTTGTAAGAAATAACCGTTAGATCACTCTGATAAAACTGAATGGGGCCAATTTGCTTGGTACCATCTCAAAAATCTCGGAGTTGGAGAATACCATTGTACgtgtcattgacatgtgggtctaggCACCTCATGTCATTCTCCCGTACGTCTGTATTTTGTAACTCCTGTATCTCCTTGATGgcatttttcaatttttctcaAACTGAATTGATTATCTTTCTGGATcaaaggaagaaaataagatCTTGGACAGGCTGCACCGCCAAAAAGTTGCTGAAGTAGAAAAGCTTAGTCAAACTGTAAGAGAGCTGGAAGAGGCTGTTCTTGCTGGTGGTGCAGCTGCTAATGCTGTCAGAGATTACCAGCGGAAAGTTCAAGAAATGAATGTAACATCCTTTACTGTTGCTTTCGGATAATCTTCACTGTTCTGTACGCAAAAAAGTTGACCCATGCTAATCTCTAACCATGGCACACTTAGGAGGAAAGAAAAATTCTTGACCGTGAGCTTGCGCGGGCAAAAGTTACAGCAAACAGAGTTGCTGTTGTAGTTGCAAATGAGTGGAAAGATGCTAATGACAAAGTAATGCCTGTCAAACAGTGGCTTGAAGAGCGCAGGTTTCTGCAGGTAAAGATGATATACTTCTGTTTGTTTTTTGAAGCTCATCTACGGTTGTCCATGCAAAGTCACACTTCACAtcatatattcaatttttatgaCATGACAAATGTTTCTTCAGGGTGAGATGCAGCAACTTCGTGATAAACTTGCTATTGCAGAACGAACAGCTCGATCTGAAGCTCAACTAAAGGTGAGAAAGCTGGCATTCATCTTAAGCTAAACTTTTATGGAAGCAAGTTACTTAATTGTGCACTGTTTCAAAATCCTTCTACTCAGGAAAAGTACCAGCTGCGCCTAAAAGTTCTAGAAGATGGATTGAGGGGGCCACCTAGTGGTTCTAGTCGTCCTACAGAAGGAAAGAGTATCGGTAATGGACCATCCCGTCGGTTGTCTCTAGGTGGAGCAGATAATATGTCAAAAATCTCCCCGAATGGCATGTTGGCAAGGAGATCTCCATCATTTAATTCAAGATCCTCTCTTTCTACTAGCAGCAGCTTGGTCATCAAGCATGCAAAGGGAACTTCAAGGTCATTTGATGGTGGTACCAGGTCATTAGACCGTGGAAAAGTCCTTGGGAATGGACCTCATTTGCTCAATAGATCTACGGATGCTGTTAGAGATTGTGAGACAACTGATGATTGGAAGGCGGCTAACACAGAAGAAAAAGGTAGCGAGGCCACAAATAGTAGTTCAACTGACACAGTATCTGGTGTACTCTATGACATGCTGCAAAAGGAGGTCATTTCATTGAGAAAGGCATGCCATGAGAAAGATCAAAGTCTAAAAGACAAGGATGATGCAATTGAGGTATGGCACTGGAGTTCCTGTTTATTATGGATTTAATGGGACCAATGCTGTGGGTCATGCCTTTGCTAACTGCCTCTTGTTTACAGATGTTGGCAAAAAAGGTAGATACATTAACCAAGGCTATGGAAGTGGAGGCTAAAAAGATGAGGCGAGAGGTAGCTGCTATGGAGAAGGAAGTTGCTGCTATGCGTCTTGACAAGGATCAAGAAAACAAGGCTAAGCGGCCTGGAAATTTCAAAGGACCTGGAACCACTTCTCAGGCGCCTCATGGAAGGTATATCTATGAATGCCTTCTATATTTTGAGAAGCTGATATTTCAGCTATAGGGATATTCAAATGCATATACCTCTGATACCGGAAAGTTTTGTAAACTTAAATATGCCATGTTGTCATCCATTTCAATTCTCGAGATTCATACTTCATTTGCCCTTGAGATATTTTATCACAGTTGTGCTTAACTACTTATAAGACTGCTGACTTTCCCTACTTCATTTCCCTCTGCCTGATCTCATTAGATTGGCTGCGAGTTGCTTTTCTTAGACACAGCATTACATCAACCTTTTGACTTTTCCCTTGGATTGAGTTTACAGATTCCTGAGTAGCAATAGTAGTTACTTTAGGCGTTAGATGATACATGACACATCCATATAATTAagattttattctctttttggCATCAGTAGTTCTTGAATTTGTACTATCTGTTTGATATTGAGCCtctatttattaattaatgccTGGCTAAATCATCTTGAACTGTCTTCTTTTGCAGCAGAAATGCACCACGGGGTGGGTTGACTCGGAACCTTCAATAACATACCTCTAACACCAGTCAGCATGAATTTCTTCGATAGTTTCGGATTTCCCTTTGTATTTGTTCCTCTGTTCGTATTAATTTTGTGATTGAGATAGCACAGATGACCCTGCGACACCTAGATTGGGGAAAGAGTAGGCTTGCATCTGACATCGACTTTGCTGTAATGTAGTGAAGGTAATCCTTCGGTAAGGTTTAACCTTGCGGCACGCTCCCATTTTGTCAAGGCAGTGCACGTTGTGGTTGTATAGGCTGGAGGACCTTGTCTTCTTCCCTTCTGTAATTTAGATAGTGTGTTTGCTTTTGCTTGTCAGGGTTGTGAATATATTATTATCGCAATATATTAGGGTCACCCTCTCCCGCTCTATTTGAGCTTGGTTGGGCTGTAATTGATTTCTCGTGTTTAACTGATGTAGCACAATTAACTCTTGATATTTTGTTTCAACCTCGAGCTGAATCAGAATGGTGGTTTCTTGCTTGCAATGAACTAACTAGTACTAGCCTACTAGGCTACTAGCCACTTGCCAACGAGCAAGGTAGTATGGTTGTCTGGGCCGGCGGTCCATGTTTTGGATCTTGTTTGGAATGGGCTGTATGATATGCCACGgaactgcaagtctgcaactacTACTTCCCATTCGGTTTCACTTCCCTCCGGGTGAATGTGTTGTGCTGTTGTGTTCTTTACGTCTTGGAAAATGtctatgcttttctttttggccTCACTGGTACCTTTTGCTACTTTGCAAACTGCAATATGACGCTACTCGTTTATGTAAAATTCGTAAACATGCAGCATTCGTGGTAGTGTATATTTTTATCCTGCGTGGGACTGAGGCAGGGGAGCAGGAAGCATCTTTCTGCGTTGCATTTCTCTGTCTCGCCGGCCAATTTTCTCTCGCAGGATCCGCGTTCCACGACGGTTTCACATCCTTTTCTCCCGATGGAGTTGTGGACATACTACTTCGCAACAGTATACGAAGCCAATAGGCCGCGGTTGCTTCGCCGTGAGGCTGTGGCCCTGTGACTCTGTGAGTGTGAGTCAAGTCAATGACCCAGCCAGTGAGactttcctttcctctctccGTGGCCGCGAGTGGAGGAAGGAATCTGCAAAGCGATGCTATGGCCATGGGGCTATGTACTCGGTTGCGTCACTTTGCTTACATGGGCCTAGGGTGTTATCTATATGGTCTATAGTTCTCATTTAGTTTtcctctaaaaatatatattctcttTTGCTTTTATCCACTTCCTTTTTTCGCTGTCGATCTTCTATTCGCTGAATGTACTGAGTAAACATTGGCAACGACTGTTCATTCGGTTCTTGGGCTGATCATCAACTGATTATTTGGGGGAAAAAACTAGAAAAGGAGGTTCAGTAACCGTAGAACTGGGgccgtaagaaaaaaaaaaggagatgcaAAAGATGGTGCGTTTTCTTCCCAGCCTGTGTTatcttgctacttcctccgtcccaaaatgaagcCATTCCTGAGGTTGGcatgggtattaagaaagtaggtgagaatgattgaaggaagtgtgtgattggttgaaaagagaaagtatgTGAAGAAGAatgttgtgattgattgagaggaggaggtaggtgaagaaataacTTCATTTTGGGACgacactgtgctagaaatagctatattttgggacggagggagtactagtatgGGGGCATTGCCATTGCCCATTGCATCATTATTTTTACAGACcagactactccctccgtcccaaaaaaggcaaaccatgggtttccgtgtccaattttgactgtccgtcttatatgaaattttttttataattcgtatttttattgttattagatgataaaacatgattaatattttatacgtgacttgtctttttaatttttttcataatttttttaaataagacggacggtcaaacattaggcacggaaactagggtttgtcttttttttttttggacggagggagtatgcatcTTCAGAGTCGTACACGATTTAGCTTCATCGGTAAGGCTCCATTCTAactgtagcttttttttttaaaaaaaaataatgggatCAAATTGCATTGATTCAGCTTTGCAAGAAAGCCAAGAGCAAAGAATGGCCGATGTGCCCTAATTAACCAaagctaaaatttgattttttaatttaattttaaagttcGTTTTAAggtattttcaacgtagtttcttttttagcaTTGGTTTTCAAGTCGTTAaggataaatatataaaagttttacctacaaattaaattttattttctaataagctgTTTTGGTTTACTAAGAAATGTGGGTAACCGATGAGGCTAGAAGTCtttatatattatgaaacataaGTTCAAACCATGTGCATTTCCTATATTCGAGTTGAACTGGTACAGTTcacgttgtttttttttttttgccattttcAAATGAGACCAATGTGACTATGTGAGGCTCCGTTGGAAATTATGTGACAATCTTTCCTTCTAACTATAGTTAAAGTATCTTCATTCTCGGATGAGCATTTGG
This region includes:
- the LOC127763235 gene encoding microtubule-associated protein 70-2 isoform X2, translating into MADGGGGEEGSASALRGSVRRRGAVQPAGLDADELLTLMHGSDPVKVELNRLENEVRDKDRELGDAHAEIKALRLSERAREKAVEELTAEYEKLDEKLKLTESLLESKNLELKKTNDEKKAAMAAQFAAEATLRRVHAAQKDDDMPPIEAILAPLEAELKLARQEIAKLQDDNRALDRLTKQKEAALLEAERTVEIALAKAAMVDDMQNKNQELMKQIEICQEENKILDRLHRQKVAEVEKLSQTVRELEEAVLAGGAAANAVRDYQRKVQEMNEERKILDRELARAKVTANRVAVVVANEWKDANDKVMPVKQWLEERRFLQGEMQQLRDKLAIAERTARSEAQLKEKYQLRLKVLEDGLRGPPSGSSRPTEGKSIGNGPSRRLSLGGADNMSKISPNGMLARRSPSFNSRSSLSTSSSLVIKHAKGTSRSFDGGTRSLDRGKVLGNGPHLLNRSTDAVRDCETTDDWKAANTEEKGSEATNSSSTDTVSGVLYDMLQKEVISLRKACHEKDQSLKDKDDAIEMLAKKVDTLTKAMEVEAKKMRREVAAMEKEVAAMRLDKDQENKAKRPGNFKGPGTTSQAPHGRNAPRGGLTRNLQ
- the LOC127763235 gene encoding microtubule-associated protein 70-2 isoform X1: MADGGGGEEGSASALRGSVRRRGAVQPAGLDADELLTLMHGSDPVKVELNRLENEVRDKDRELGDAHAEIKALRLSERAREKAVEELTAEYEKLDEKLKLTESLLESKNLELKKTNDEKKAAMAAQFAAEATLRRVHAAQKDDDMPPIEAILAPLEAELKLARQEIAKLQDDNRALDRLTKQKEAALLEAERTVEIALAKAAMVDDMQNKNQELMKQIEICQEENKILDRLHRQKVAEVEKLSQTVRELEEAVLAGGAAANAVRDYQRKVQEMNEERKILDRELARAKVTANRVAVVVANEWKDANDKVMPVKQWLEERRFLQGEMQQLRDKLAIAERTARSEAQLKEKYQLRLKVLEDGLRGPPSGSSRPTEGKSIGNGPSRRLSLGGADNMSKISPNGMLARRSPSFNSRSSLSTSSSLVIKHAKGTSRSFDGGTRSLDRGKVLGNGPHLLNRSTDAVRDCETTDDWKAANTEEKGSEATNSSSTDTVSGVLYDMLQKEVISLRKACHEKDQSLKDKDDAIEMLAKKVDTLTKAMEVEAKKMRREVAAMEKEVAAMRLDKDQENKAKRPGNFKGPGTTSQAPHGSRNAPRGGLTRNLQ